In Eucalyptus grandis isolate ANBG69807.140 chromosome 4, ASM1654582v1, whole genome shotgun sequence, the following proteins share a genomic window:
- the LOC104428363 gene encoding LOW QUALITY PROTEIN: protein DMR6-LIKE OXYGENASE 2 (The sequence of the model RefSeq protein was modified relative to this genomic sequence to represent the inferred CDS: deleted 2 bases in 1 codon), producing the protein MATAATKLLLIDRVPGINRVPNSYIRPEADRPNLTEVEASDASTIPLIDLQGLFGPNRDDIIIQIGKACQRDGFFQIKNHGIPEEVVQAIMNIAGEFFRLPESERLKNYSDDPSKSTRLSTSFNIKTEKVSNWRDFLRLHCYPLEEYMHEWPTNPPSFRKEVGEYCTRVRELALKLLEAISESLGLEREYISKNLGKHGQHMAMNYYPPCPQPELTYGLPGHTDQNLITILLQDEVPGLQVLRDGKWIVVDPIPNTFIVNIGDQMQVLCNDKYKSILHRAVVNCDRERISIPTFYCPSPEALIGPAQGLIDHDNPGVYRSFTYEEYYHKFWNRGLRIECCLDMFKIPSA; encoded by the exons ATGGCTACGGCTGCCACTAAGCTCTTGCTCATCGACCGTGTGCCCGGCATCAACCGCGTGCCCAACAGTTACATCCGGCCCGAGGCTGACCGCCCTAACCTCACTGAGGTCGAGGCCTCAGATGCCTCCACCATCCCACTCATTGATCTCCAAGGCCTCTTTGGTCCCAACCGTGATGATATTATCATACAGATTGGTAAAGCATGTCAACGAGATGGTTTCTTTCAG ATCAAGAACCATGGGATACCGGAAGAGGTGGTGCAGGCCATCATGAACATAGCGGGGGAATTTTTCCGGTTGCCGGAGAGCGAGAGGCTGAAGAATTACTCTGATGACCCGTCCAAATCGACCAGGCTTTCGACTAGCTTTAATATCAAGACCGAGAAGGTGTCTAACTGGAGGGACTTCTTGAGACTCCATTGCTACCCTCTTGAAGAATACATGCATGAGTGGCCAACCAATCCTCCATCGTTCAG GAAGGAGGTGGGAGAGTATTGCACAAGAGTAAGAGAACTGGCGCTCAAACTGTTGGAAGCCATATCAGAAAGCCTGGGGCTTGAAAGGGAATACATAAGCAAGAACTTGGGCAAGCATGGTCAGCACATGGCTATGAACTACTATCCGCCGTGCCCACAGCCCGAGCTCACCTACGGGTTGCCGGGCCACACTGACCAGAACTTAATCACCATCCTACTTCAGGACGAGGTGCCCGGGTTACAAGTCCTTAGGGATGGAAAATGGATTGTTGTCGATCCCATCCCCAACACCTTCATTGTCAACATAGGAGATCAAATGCAGGTACTTTG CAATGACAAGTACAAGAGCATACTTCACAGAGCA GTGGTGAACTGTGACAGGGAGAGAATCTCCATTCCAACCTTTTATTGCCCATCACCAGAAGCCCTAATTGGACCTGCTCAAGGCTTGATTGACCACGACAATCCTGGGGTTTACAGGAGCTTCACTTATGAAGAATATTACCACAAGTTCTGGAACAGAGGACTCAGGATCGAATGTTGCTTGGACATGTTCAAGATACCCTCGGCttag
- the LOC104441588 gene encoding metal tolerance protein 1, translated as MEARSGESGHIIEVCGEVPAETGAGRMKICGEAPCGFKDSSASSQDEKERSASMRKLLVAVVLCIVFMAVEVVGGIKANSLAILTDAAHLLSDVAAFAISLFSLWASGWEATPRQSYGFFRIEILGALVSIQMIWLLAGILVYEAIERLIHDTGEVRGFLMFLVSAFGLVVNIAMALLLGHGHGHDHGHGHGHGHGHSHGHGHEHGHGHSQGHDHDHWHSGDGHDHGSHDHNDEDHAGHNPKPQVTADAHHHHHDKEFLEHHHEHDHHHGHETDLTEPLVKACCDINNEKESGPKQKKQWNINVQGAYLHVLGDSIQSVGVMIGGAIIWYKPEWKIIDLICTLIFSVIVLGTTIRMLRNILEVLMESTPREIDATRLSQGLCEMDDVIAVHELHIWAITVGKVLLACHVKIKREANADMVLNKVVDFIRREYNISHVTIQIERE; from the coding sequence ATGGAAGCTCGGAGTGGTGAAAGTGGACATATAATTGAAGTTTGTGGGGAAGTGCCAGCAGAAACAGGCGCAGGCAGGATGAAAATTTGTGGTGAGGCACCCTGTGGATTTAAAGATTCTAGTGCCAGTTCTCAAGATGAAAAGGAGCGGTCAGCATCTATGAGGAAACTTTTGGTGGCAGTTGTCCTCTGCATAGTATTCATGGCTGTAGAGGTTGTTGGAGGCATCAAAGCAAACAGTCTAGCAATTCTAACAGATGCAGCTCATCTATTGTCAGACGTTGCTGCATTTGCTATATCCTTATTCTCTCTGTGGGCTTCAGGATGGGAGGCAACACCTCGCCAATCCTATGGTTTCTTCAGGATTGAGATTCTTGGTGCTCTCGTGTCTATTCAAATGATATGGCTTCTTGCTGGGATTCTCGTATATGAAGCCATCGAAAGGCTGATCCATGATACAGGTGAAGTTCGGGGTTTTCtaatgtttcttgtttctgcCTTTGGTTTAGTGGTTAATATTGCCATGGCACTCTTGCTGGGTCATGGCCACGGTCACGACCATGGTCATGGTCACGGTCACGGTCACGGTCACAGTCACGGCCATGGTCACGAACATGGTCACGGTCACAGTCAAGGCCATGATCACGATCACTGGCATAGTGGAGATGGTCATGACCATGGAAGCCATGACCATAATGACGAGGATCATGCTGGACATAACCCAAAACCCCAAGTCACAGCTGATGCACATCACCACCATCATGATAAAGAATTTCTGGAACATCATCATGAGcatgatcatcatcatggccaTGAAACAGATCTTACAGAGCCATTGGTCAAGGCTTGCTGTGATATCAATAACGAGAAAGAGAGTGGGCCGAAACAGAAGAAGCAATGGAATATTAATGTACAGGGTGCTTATCTTCATGTGCTAGGAGATTCGATTCAGAGTGTTGGTGTGATGATTGGTGGAGCGATCATATGGTATAAGCCCGAGTGgaagatcattgatttgataTGTACCCTAATATTCTCAGTGATTGTGCTGGGCACTACAATAAGAATGCTTCGGAATATTTTGGAGGTTCTCATGGAGAGCACACCGAGGGAGATTGATGCCACGAGGCTGTCACAGGGTCTGTGTGAGATGGATGATGTGATTGCAGTGCATGAGTTGCACATCTGGGCAATAACAGTCGGGAAAGTCTTGCTGGCTTGCCATGTTAAAATAAAGCGTGAAGCCAATGCGGACATGGTGCTGAACAAGGTTGTTGACTTCATCAGAAGAGAATATAACATCAGCCATGTCACTATTCAGATAGAGCGTGAGTAG